From Astyanax mexicanus isolate ESR-SI-001 chromosome 13, AstMex3_surface, whole genome shotgun sequence, the proteins below share one genomic window:
- the LOC111188165 gene encoding RING finger protein 223 — translation MDSGPTVWHTQVAPLEMDVEKGPELQCSICFNTYDNVFKTPKQLDCTHTFCLECLSRLMAISMDPQETKISCPFCRRPTPIPKNGPPALTTSQEVLCRLPSHQQHEEPVWLDGEKLCYKQPLDTGKAAFCICVDIGANGQAGVPPVQTRSRPGLLERLTDWRKLLLFIVIMVLLVVIVLWPLQCIVTTGSMRCVPRAPRPSPSTVAPFTVNDP, via the coding sequence ATGGACTCTGGCCCGACGGTGTGGCACACCCAGGTGGCTCCTCTGGAGATGGACGTGGAGAAGGGCCCTGAGCTGCAGTGCTCCATTTGCTTCAACACTTACGACAATGTCTTCAAAACACCCAAGCAGCTAGACTGCACCCACACCTTCTGCCTGGAGTGTCTGTCTCGCCTCATGGCCATCTCCATGGACCCTCAGGAGACAAAGATCTCCTGCCCATTCTGCCGGCGCCCCACGCCCATCCCCAAGAACGGCCCCCCAGCCCTCACCACCAGCCAGGAGGTGCTGTGCCGCCTACCCAGCCACCAGCAGCATGAGGAGCCTGTGTGGTTAGACGGTGAGAAACTGTGCTACAAGCAGCCGTTAGATACCGGAAAGGCAGCCTTCTGCATCTGCGTTGACATCGGAGCAAATGGGCAGGCTGGGGTCCCTCCTGTCCAAACTCGCTCGAGACCAGGCCTTCTGGAACGTCTGACGGACTGGAGGAAGCTGCTGCTCTTCATCGTCATCATGGTTCTGCTGGTGGTGATCGTGCTTTGGCCCTTGCAGTGTATTGTAACAACTGGCTCCATGCGGTGTGTACCTCGGGCTCCACGGCCCTCGCCCAGCACGGTGGCCCCTTTCACAGTGAATGATCCATGA